In Solanum stenotomum isolate F172 unplaced genomic scaffold, ASM1918654v1 scaffold1331, whole genome shotgun sequence, the following proteins share a genomic window:
- the LOC125850046 gene encoding uncharacterized protein LOC125850046, which translates to MDKFLIKLPKPKDGQPSSSSNQPFVSSQVALEVQRHTNSFPLSNMDNMLDFKSLEADPKDRMPISSYGPNVRDAVRRYCIQKKSCQPIDHIFPKTKFGEKMRQFRPTGLREDLNGWNIALKQTRHFVCVVICSRMNLKVVEMSEIHLQEMVLGVGTKALERFKKHVGKQDFSTSGFPFCGHDESEGSEYKGAFLEPLKWYGDRSFDVGRVILGNAPQNDMMICLTIQKDIVEACAKEKTKAIIEDLDGDYFGILVDESKDVSHKEQMALILRYVNKSGMVIERFLGIVHVNDTSSQSLKKAIYSLLLDHSLCTSKIRGQGYDGASNMQGEINGLKSLILQDTSSAYSIHCFAHQLQLALRFTSTTSRR; encoded by the exons ATGGATAAGTTTCTCATCAAGTTACCAAAGCCAAAAGATGGCCAACCAAGTTCTAGCTCTAATCaaccatttgtgagttcacaagTTGCTCTGGAAGTTCAAAGGCATACAAATTCTTTTCCACTTTCAAATATGGATAATATGCTTGATTTTAAATCTCTTGAAGCAGATCCCAAAGATCGAATGCCTATTTCATCTTATGGTCCTAATGTTCGAGATGCGGTAAGGAGGTATTGCATTCAAAAAAAGTCATGTCAGCCTATTGATCATATCTTCCCTAAAACTAAGTTTGGAGAAAAAATGCGTCAATTTCGACCAACTGGTTTAAGAGAAGATCTCAATGGTTGGAATATAGCATTAAAGCAGACGCGGcattttgtttgtgttgttaTTTGTTCAAGAATGAACTTGAAAGTTGTAGAAATGTCGGAGATTCATTTACAAGAGATGGTTTTAGGTGTTGGAACAAAAGCTTTAGAAAGATTCAAAAAACATGTTGGTAAG CAAGATTTCTCGACATCGGGATTTCCATTTTGTGGACATGATGAAAGTGAAGGTTCCGAATATAAAGGTGCTTTTCTTGAACCTTTGAAATGGTATGGGGATAGAAGTTTTGATGTGGGAAGAGTAATATTAGGTAATGCTCCACaaaatgatatgatgatttgtCTGACaattcaaaaagatattgtgGAGGCTTGTGCTAAAGAAAAAACTAAGGCTATCATTGAAGACTTGGACGGTGATTATTTTGGAATATTAGTTGATGAATCAAAGGATGTTTCTCATAAGGAGCAAATGGCTCTAATTTTGAGATATGTCAACAAAAGTGGAATGGTGATAGAGCGATTCTTAGGTATTGTCCACGTAAATGATACATCTTCTCAATCATTAAAAAAGGCAATTTATTCTTTGCTTTTGGATCACTCATTATGTACATCCAAAATACGTGGTCAAGGTTATGATGGGGCTAGTAATATGCAAGGGGAAATAAATGGTCTCAAGTCTTTGATTTTACAAGATACGTCATCTGCATATTCTATTCACTGTTTTGCTCACCAATTGCAATTGGCACTA AGATTCACTTCGACAACATCAAGAAGataa